A DNA window from Oenanthe melanoleuca isolate GR-GAL-2019-014 chromosome 11, OMel1.0, whole genome shotgun sequence contains the following coding sequences:
- the MEAK7 gene encoding MTOR-associated protein MEAK7 produces the protein MAPAGPGPVSQRGSSGAGPVSQHRGQHRGHHRDSGAGPVSHPGGCQGLSGPGRLQWFPFSPRCLPHDLHLPQANKALGLKVEQPQPGLLFTVEKMGNAESNAYQNHLSRFLPEEQSDIDGLFDTLSGSSGSAGAKNAKAAKKTVTLAALQAHTREPLPEPMTARLYSGMKSIDLPGKSSGLSEQIAKEQFVIFMSNLLKGNADEKISIIMRMIAKTGGPLKGKQIQEFTEDLITSVVHVLSYRKELKGWSLENTRDSSSGVKALASELLSELKFPDGTKPVGSQLLETNFDRSVIEDWVYRVPQISVFLSVVIRQGLHVLHSLPDQTKDILNLVPHCKGIKGRGVVSLFDIPAIIYINSHLPAEMQHKWQLLFSSRLHGESFSQLCAHIVNKGPCIVIIRDLDGFLFGGFASHSWEVKPQFQGDNRCFLFSVFPTLAVYTYTGYNDHYMYLNHGQQTMPNGLGMGGQHGYFGLWIDSDYGKGHSKAKPRCTTYNSPQLSAKEDFTLDAMEVWAVGDAPESAGRKGKKSILDVDPQAQALLEMAGKSRQSEGLREPVEEDEDDDDES, from the exons ATGGCGccggccgggcccgggccggTGTCACAGCGCGGGTCCAGCGGGGCCGGCCCGGTGTCACAGCATCGGGGACAGCATCGGGGACATCACCGGGACAGCGGGGCCGGCCCGGTGTCGCATCCCGGGGGCTGTCAGGGGCTATCGGGGCCGGGCCG GTTACAGTGGTTTCCATTCAGCCCTCGGTGTTTACCCCACGATCTGCATCTTCCTCAGGCCAACAAGGCTTTAGGCCTGAAGGTGGAGCAGCCACAACCCGGCCTCTTATTTACG gtTGAAAAGATGGGGAATGCTGAAAGCAATGCCTATCAGAATCACCTTTCCAGATTTCTTCCTGAGGAGCAGTCTGACATTGATGGACTATTCGACACCTTATCAGGATCAagtggctcagctggagcaaaaAATGCCAAAGCTGCAAAGAAAACTGTGACTCTGGCAGCACTACAG GCACACACCAGGGagcccctgccagagccaaTGACTGCTCGGTTGTACAGTGGGATGAAAAGCATTGACCTGCCTGGCAAATCATCCGGGCTGAGTGAACAGATTGCTAAAGAGCAGTTTGTAATTTTTATGTCAAACCTCTTGAAAGGGAATGCAGATGAGAAGATTAGCATAATAATGAGAATGATCGCCAAGACGGGAGGGCCTCTGAAGGGCAAACAAATCCAAGAG TTCACAGAGGATCTGATCACGTCTGTAGTCCATGTACTGAGCTACAGGAAGGAGCTGAAAGGTTGGAGTTTGGAGAATACGAGGGATTCTTCAAGTGGAGTCAAAGCTTTGGCTTCTGAGCTGCTCTCAGAATTGAAGTTTCCAG ATGGGACAAAACCTGTGGgttctcagctgctggagacaAATTTTGACCGAAGTGTCATTGAGGATTGGGTATACAGAGTTCCCCAGATCTCAGTTTTCCTCAGTGTTGTCATCAGGCAAGGCCTCCACGTCCTGCATTCCCTCCCAGACCAAACCAAGGACATCCTCAACCTGGTTCCTCACTGCAAAGGCATCAAAGGACGGGGGGTTGTCAGTCTGTTTGACATCCCAGCCATCATCTACATCAACTCCCACctgcctgcagagatgcagcaCAAGTggcagcttttattttcctccaggCTCCACGGGGAAAGCTTCTCACAGTTGTGTGCCCATATAGTGAACAAAGGTCCTTGCATAGTCATCATAAGGGACTTGGATGGTTTCCTCTTTGGTGGGTTTGCATCTCACTCTTGGGAGGTGAAGCCACAGTTTCAAG GTGACAACAgatgctttctgttttctgttttccccacTCTGGCTGTATACACATACACAGGGTACAATGACCACTACATGTATTTAAACCATGGCCAACAGACTATGCCAAATGGACTT GGTATGGGTGGACAGCACGGCTACTTCGGGCTCTGGATAGACAGTGACTACGGGAAGGGCCACAGCAAAGCCAAACCTCGGTGCACCACCTACAACAGCCCCCAGCTGTCAGCCAAAGAGGACTTTACACTGGATGCCATGGAAGTGTGGGCAGTGGGAGATGCCCCTGAGAGTGCAGGG agaaAAGGTAAGAAGAGTATCCTGGATGTGGATCCTCAGGCTCAGGCCTTGTTGGAGATGGCTGGAAAAAGCCGTCAGAGCGAAGGTCTGCGGGAGCCCGTGGAagaggatgaagatgatgatgatgagagCTAA